The DNA region CGACGCCCGCGCGGCGGTCGAAGCGCTGTCGCGGGAAACGTTCGACCTGGTGCTCTCCGACCTCAACATGCCGGGCAACGCGGAGCTTGAGCTGCTGCGACAAGGGCGGGCCCGCTGGCCCAACACGCCGCTGATCGTGGTCACGGGCGTCCCCTCATTGCCGACCGCCATCGAGAGCGTCCGCTTGGGGATCGCCGACTACCTGCTGAAGCCCGTGCGGTTCGACGACCTGCTTTCGAGCGTGCGACGCGCCCTCGCCCGCCGTCCACTCGCCCCGCCGGCCGCCGAGCGCGACGAGATCGAGCGACGAGCACTTGCGGCGCGGTTCCCGGAGATCATCGGCGACAGTCCCCCGATGCTCGAACTGTTTGACGTGATCGACCGCGTCGCCAAGACGGACGCCAATATCCTGATCACCGGCGAGAGCGGCACCGGCAAGGAGGTGACCGCGCGGGCCATCCACCGTCACAGCCCGCGGGCCCAGCACAACTTTCAGGTGATCGATTGCACCGCCGTGCCGGAGACGCTGTTCGAGTCGGTGCTGTTCGGGCACGTGAAGGGCTCGTTCACCGGAGCGGTGAAGGACCAGGAGGGCCTGCTGCGCCGCTGCCATCTCGGCACGGCGTTCTTTGACGAGATCGGCGAGCTCCCCGGGCCGCTGCAGGCCAAGCTGCTGCGGGTGATCCAAGAGCAGACATTTACCCCGGTGGGCAAGAGCGAGCCCGTACAGGTCGATACGCGTTTCCTTTGCGCCACCAACCGCGACCTCGAGCTAGAGATGAACGCCGGCCGGTTCCGCCGCGACCTGTTCTACCGGCTGAGTGTGATCCACCTCGAACTCCCCCCGCTCCGACAGCGGGGTGGCGACGTCGTGCTGCTGGCCCAAAAGTTCCTCACGGACCTGCGTCCCAACGATTCCCATGTAGAGGGCTTCTCCGACGAGGTGCTGGACTGCTTCAAGCGGTACGCCTGGCCGGGAAACATCCGCGAGCTGCGCAATGTAGTCGAAC from Pirellulimonas nuda includes:
- a CDS encoding sigma-54-dependent transcriptional regulator translates to MTDSPTARILIADDEPLYLRTTGELLRKAGYSCECVGDARAAVEALSRETFDLVLSDLNMPGNAELELLRQGRARWPNTPLIVVTGVPSLPTAIESVRLGIADYLLKPVRFDDLLSSVRRALARRPLAPPAAERDEIERRALAARFPEIIGDSPPMLELFDVIDRVAKTDANILITGESGTGKEVTARAIHRHSPRAQHNFQVIDCTAVPETLFESVLFGHVKGSFTGAVKDQEGLLRRCHLGTAFFDEIGELPGPLQAKLLRVIQEQTFTPVGKSEPVQVDTRFLCATNRDLELEMNAGRFRRDLFYRLSVIHLELPPLRQRGGDVVLLAQKFLTDLRPNDSHVEGFSDEVLDCFKRYAWPGNIRELRNVVERAVALERSDQIGTSSLPPALLASAPDRSVRREGAAGASREQALEEAEHAFLISLLQQHQGNVSHAAEQAGMSRQGMHKLLKKHAISAARFRD